GTTTCTGAAATGGCCACTCAGACTCCTTGTGACCTGGCCTGGCAGTGTTGTGATTGATGTCAGTGTGGTTCTTGGTGTCCTTAGGAGAGGCTGAAGACGGAAACAGAACAGCTTCACTTTTTTCTAGTGAGTTGCAATTAGCTTGTGTCAATGAGTCTTTCGTAGCCCTTCCATTCGAAGCTGAGTAATTTGGAGCAGGGAAGTGGTCAGCTTGTGTTCTGTGTGGATGCTTGGAAAGAGAACTGTTGACTTTGATATTAAGCTGGGATTCCATCTGAGGTGCTTTCCTCGTGGCTTTGGAAGATGGTGTTACATTTAGCTCACTCCTCTCGTAATGCACTTGTTTATTTTCAGGCTTTAGTTGCGGTTCTTCATTCCCAGCTACAACCTTCTTCTTGGACTGAATTTGAGTGATGTGCATTGAAGATTCACTCACTGCAGTGCATTTGCTTTCAGTAAGACTGGCAGGTCCATCCACGTGGGGCTTAGTGATGGGGTTTAAAGTGGCACTGTGTTGCAGGTCACTTGCTCTCTGATCTGGTATGGAAACCGCTGACACATCTAAGGTCAGCGGCTCCTCCCAGTTTTTTCCATGTGAATGGGTCTTCGTTTGCACATCATCTTTGCGACACACCGAGGTACAGTGTATAAACAGAGGGGAGGTTGCAGTGGACTCCTTTGTTGATAGGCTTACACTATCCCCACTGTTGGTTTCTTGGTCTATATTGAAGCTGTCTGAAGATTTAAAGCACAAGCTATAGGTGTTCTTAACTAACTTTCTGACATCCCTGGGCTGATGTATCCGCCCCTTCCCTTTATTCTCTGTCTTCTTGGCTTTCTGAGTGCATGATGCTTCAGGCGGTCTGCTTTTCTCATCACTGCGTGATCTGCAGGAAGTGGGCAAAATGAGAGCAGAATGCTTGgtgctctgcactgctgctggcctcTTCTCCTCGGCACCTCCCTCCGGAGTCAGCTGCCTGGAGACATTCAGCATCTTCTGTTGCTGCTCGGGTTTGCTATGTGGGATCAGTTTCATCTCCTGCGTTGTGGACGTGAAGATGTTCCTGGCTGGATCCCTGGGCACCACCAAGCTTTTTGGCTTGAAAGGGACCTTCTCCTCTTTCCATGACATGTGCTCGTTCTTGCTGATCGCTCGCTGCTTCAAACTGGGCCATGGCTTTTGTGCTTTGGAAAACGTCGGGGTGACACCCAAGCCTTTCACCTCAGCCTGCTTGGATTCAAACAGGGCACGAGCTCTCCAGtattctttcctctctctggcAACCTGCTTCCTGCTGTCACCTGAATCCCCATTCATATCATCTGCCAAGATGGGGAGTGGCTTGGACTGGGTGGCTTCTTGAGACTTCAGTCTTTCATTCAGCTCATTGAATGTCTTTTTCAGCTTGCAGACATTTTCCCTTTGCTGCTCGTTCAGCACTACCCCTTTGGTAGGCCGCATGGCATCGGTACTTTCTTGGCTCATTGACTCAGATCTTTCACTCATTGAATGACTCTGCAGATCTTCAGCTGAACAGCTGCAGTCGGACTTGGACAGAGAACTTGACTTCCCTTCCGTGAAATCCCCCACAAGGTCCGTACTTACGGAGGATGGTACAGAAGACGTCAAGCTGCCCTGCATCGATTTCTGCTCCATTCTGATCCTCTGCTCATACTGCATTTTCTTGGCCAGCACATTTTTCACCAGGCAGGAGGCCATCCTGGTTTTGCTGTACGAGTCGTCTAATGACGCTGTTCTCATAAACTGTTTGTAGTTTATCCTGAATTCATCGCTGATGGTCCTGCCCTTCAGGCAGGGGTTGTTCCTGGGTGCTGCAAAGGGCTGATGAGCAGTGCAGTCCCCTGCTCTGAGGAAACTCATCTGATTCCTGTCTCTCTGCTTTAGCTGGATCTGCCTCTTGGGCACGGTCCTCTTTTTGGGGTGGCCCTTTTTGCCGTCGGCACTTTCCAACGCCACATCAACACACTTGAGCGGGTCCTTCCCGAATGAGTAACTGGGCGGATCTTTTTCTGGGACTTGGCTGCCAGCAGGGAATTGTCTGCTGCCCTTTGCCTGGCTGACCACCTCTGCTTTTCTCAGCTCATTACGTGTTGACCACCTGTTCATTCCATTACTGTCTTCTGACAAGGAATTGGACAAGCTAGATGATGTCCTGTTACTAGAACTGTACATATGTAGGGAACCACCGTGAGGGCACGAGAGGCTCCGGAACGACAGAGCAGTGAGCTTCTGAACTTCATTATCAGCCTCTTCGGAGTCGCTCCCAGCGCTGGAGTTCTCAGCGCAATACTGGGGGTAGGAGGCCTTGCTAATCACAGGAGCTCTGCTGCCTTTCGTATTGCGCGCTTTGAGGAACATCTCCCTGGGTTTCGGTGCATTGAATC
The nucleotide sequence above comes from Chelonia mydas isolate rCheMyd1 chromosome 8, rCheMyd1.pri.v2, whole genome shotgun sequence. Encoded proteins:
- the PROB1 gene encoding proline-rich basic protein 1, translated to MIPAVKRNTVQFSRPGQPPEPDGLSGEGTFSDSECKEAASEKNSHTPSQSPGDPLKDTSDSSVSSYHTALCSEGAESFKDCAESLEDEGDALLTQPPDGDPDDESDLHRKNKTAPVSLPERSPAGMKGFWPGASEDTAEQLHGTPSDFDKATWELPDKNSKGAGDICAAGSAAVVHSALNRSQASGGSLTATAERTLSPQAGRECATSNQVCRHRGYLSAKEKQQVQMSITGPAKNSSAPGYSSRMGLATRELQPGGGGSKYLDPPLRFNAPKPREMFLKARNTKGSRAPVISKASYPQYCAENSSAGSDSEEADNEVQKLTALSFRSLSCPHGGSLHMYSSSNRTSSSLSNSLSEDSNGMNRWSTRNELRKAEVVSQAKGSRQFPAGSQVPEKDPPSYSFGKDPLKCVDVALESADGKKGHPKKRTVPKRQIQLKQRDRNQMSFLRAGDCTAHQPFAAPRNNPCLKGRTISDEFRINYKQFMRTASLDDSYSKTRMASCLVKNVLAKKMQYEQRIRMEQKSMQGSLTSSVPSSVSTDLVGDFTEGKSSSLSKSDCSCSAEDLQSHSMSERSESMSQESTDAMRPTKGVVLNEQQRENVCKLKKTFNELNERLKSQEATQSKPLPILADDMNGDSGDSRKQVARERKEYWRARALFESKQAEVKGLGVTPTFSKAQKPWPSLKQRAISKNEHMSWKEEKVPFKPKSLVVPRDPARNIFTSTTQEMKLIPHSKPEQQQKMLNVSRQLTPEGGAEEKRPAAVQSTKHSALILPTSCRSRSDEKSRPPEASCTQKAKKTENKGKGRIHQPRDVRKLVKNTYSLCFKSSDSFNIDQETNSGDSVSLSTKESTATSPLFIHCTSVCRKDDVQTKTHSHGKNWEEPLTLDVSAVSIPDQRASDLQHSATLNPITKPHVDGPASLTESKCTAVSESSMHITQIQSKKKVVAGNEEPQLKPENKQVHYERSELNVTPSSKATRKAPQMESQLNIKVNSSLSKHPHRTQADHFPAPNYSASNGRATKDSLTQANCNSLEKSEAVLFPSSASPKDTKNHTDINHNTARPGHKESEWPFQKHLSTEIISLTPHNSQDYSVSPKEENKVSEPTKEGYRHLQPIKPTVTSTQTSHTNTPANNQSANSSHQQKAQNKMLDAPRPLDSQVFVPATHMSPECANSNAPLRSKVYGEGTRLPGVPSAAPSPPAGKLQDQRENWDHLNRQQAGNEQYFTATHAENANYLTIPVKAQKPEAAPKPLVPSHPRHPLVSSNVSFQPGREAPMSTMSNESPQPKAPEGKTATDHAMQDQPSHVQPHCRVNDSPNFLRRNNGVSPGSRSAPSPTRSFAPQPQAHRKMLVDPDSGKCYYMEPPRQPQLKMLYDPETGQYLEVLIPPVPLASHSRLYPTPFNPLVMNPGVYGPPYIPYPGFPGFPPPPVAVPSVHPDLPNQQPGQENTNVTEIFSPGPKGEAPPATQATDCNYMESLYYIPTGMNSSPSPNQPLFSPAASFSPSMPEKGPLFRM